The segment TGGCTCACCATCAGCACGGCCAGCGCGTACTTGCTCTTCAAGGCTCGCGGGGTGAAACCGGGTTGCAACGTCGATAGGCTGCTCACGAGGCGGACAAGCATCATGGGGTCATCTCACTTGTACTCGATCAGCGCTGATTTGCCGGGCAACAGCCGCTGGCGCCAGAATTTCAGTTGCCCCACTGCCTCTGGGAATTTGCCCAGGACCAGAAACAAGGCCTGCAACCTGCGTTGCCGGGGCGCCAGGCCGCCGCGCCTGGCCAACCGCAGGACTTGCAGTGGGTACAGCAGCAAGAGCGCCAGCCCCCCTGCCCCGAACAGCAGGCATGCCGCCAGTGTCAGCAGCGGGATCCCCAGCCCCCAGACCCAGGCACGGCGGGACTCACGCACCCAGTGCCGCTCGGGTGCAGCACCATGCAACCAGGCGCCTTCGGCATAGGCGTAGCCGGCGCGCATGCTGCGTCGCCACCATTGGCCGAAGCGCGTCATGGCTGCATCGTGCAGGGTCATTTCGGCGTCCAGGCGCCATATTTTCCAGCCCGCGGCTCGCAAACGTACACACAGCTCCGGCTCCTCGCCGGCAATCAGCCCCGCCCGGAAGCCGCCTACGCTGGCGAATGCCTGGGCACGCATCAATGCGTCACCGCCACAGGCCTCGGCTTGGCCAACCGGGGTGTCCCACTCCAGGTCGCACAACTGGTTGTAGACGCTATGCTGGGCAAAGCGCTCACGCCGCCGCCCGCAAACAACCGCAACCTCGGCGTGCTGTTGCAAGAAGGCGTGGGCAGTGGGCAGCCACTGGGCGTCGATCTCGCAGTCGCCATCAACGAACTGCACCATGTCCAGACCAGGCTGCAACTGGTGCAGCCTGGCGAAGCCTTCGTTGCGCGCGCGGGCGGCAGTGAATGGGATACACAAGTCCAGGGCCAGGACGTGTACACCCAACTGATGCGCGAGCTGAACCGAGCCATCGGTGGAGCCGGAATCCACGTACACCACCGTATTGACACGGGTCACCAGCGCGCGCAGGCAGCGCGCCAGGCGCTGGCCTTCGTTGCGGCCAATCACCACGACGCCAATGCTCTCCAGGTGTGCGCTCACGGCATCACCTGCGTCGCAGGGCTGCGCCTGGGCTTGACCACCGCCGGCACGCCCACGGCAATGCTGTTGTCCGGCACATCGACCAGCACGACGGCATTAGCGCCAATCACCACATTGTTGCCAATGCGTATATCGCCCAGAATCTTGGCGCCGGTACCAATGTCCACATTGTTACCGAACACGGGCGCCACAGGCCGATCGACCTGCTTGAGCCCCACCACCACGCCGTTGCGAATGCGACAGTCGTCACCGAACCGGGCGTAGCCGCTGACGATGATGCCGCCGAAGTGATCGATGACGAAATTGCGACCCACCAACGCCTCGCAAGGCAGTTCGACCCCGGTCAGGATCTGTACCAGTTTGAACAACACCTTGTAGACCAGCGAACAGAGCTTGCGCAGTGGCGCAGGCTTTACGCCATAGCGCCAGCGACCGAACCGGTAGACCAACATCACCCAGAACCCCTGGGCTCCCCAGTCGCCACCGTGGGCCCGCAGATCGGCACGAATATTCTCGAACATGGCGCGCTACCTTGTCGGCTGGGTGGCGTAGCGGGTTTTGAACAGCAATGCCCACGTGGTGCGGCTATGCAGCCAGCAGGCCTTCAAGGCCTCCCGCCCGCGCCGCTTGATCATTGCCTTGAGCGCCAGTATCACGTCACCCAGGCTCACCAGCCCCATATGCAGGGCAAGGCCCGCGCGGCCGTGGTGCTTGCGAAAGTACAGCAGCTCGCTTTCGATCTGATACGTGGAGATCTGTCGGCTCGCGGCTTCGAGCTGGGCCACCGACTTGGAGCTCTCGCCGCCGATATGCACCACCGTGGTGTGCGGGTAAAACACCACCTTCCAGCCCGCGGCCTTGACGCGCTTGCAGTGGTCGACCTCTTCGTAATACAGAAAGAAACGGGGGTCGAACAGCCCCACCTGGTCAAGGACTTCGCGGCGCACCAGGTAGAAACATCCAGGCAGCCAATCGCATTCGCGCACCGAGCCATGGTCCCAGCTCATGTCGTCGACGCGCTGTACGCCGGGGACGAAGCGTTCGAGCCCGGTGCGGGCGAGAAACACGTTGAGCGGCGTCGGAAAATACCGGCAGCTCGGTTGCAGGCTGCCATCGCGACCTTCGAGCCGAACACCGAGCACGCCACATTCCGGATGCGCCTGCATGTAGTCCAGCGTTTTGTGCAGCGCGTCCTGGGCGATGAAAGCATCAGTGTTGAGCAGCAGGGCGTACTGGCCTTGCAGGTGCGCCAGTAACTGGTTGTTGGCACGACCAAACCCTACGTTCTTCGGGTTGCTCAGCACCACTGCCTGAGGGCAGACCTGGGTCAGGCGTGCAAGTGAGTCATCGGCCGAGGCGTTGTCCACCACCAGGTAGCGCGCCAGATGCTCACTGTCGGCGCTGCGCAAGGCATCGAACATGGGCTGCAGCAAACCGGCCGTGTTGAAATTGACCACCATCACATCCACCGGCTTAGCCATTGTCGCTGTCCCCGAAGAAGTACTGGCGCCGCTGGGCCATCAGCATGGGCTCCACCTGCGGGTCGAAGGCGCCCTTGCGCTGCTTGACGATGTCGATCCAGGGATAGGCTTCGCAGCGGGCTTCCACCCGTTTGATCAGCGCGTCGGTGGTGCAGATGAAGGCCGCGGGGTTACCCCCGTAGACAGTGCCAGGCGGCACGTCCTTGGTCACCACGGCCCCGGCGGCCACGACGGAGTCCGGGCCGATGGTCACGCGTGGCATGACGATTGCGCCGTGACCGATGAAACAGTTGTCCTTGATGTCGATGAAGCCGACCGAGTCCAGGTGCTTGCCGAAGCGGTGCTCGATCAGCAGCACGACGCCGTCATGGCCGATGAGGGTGCAATCGGACAAGCCCACGCTGTTGCCGATGCGCACCAGCGATGGATCGGTCACGTTGCAACCCTGGTTGATGTAGACGTTGGTGCCCACGGAGTGAAAACCGCCCCAGCGGGCCAGGTACTCGCCCCATTCCAGCCCCGCAGGGTTGCACATCTTCTTGTACAAACCGCGTGCCCGCCCCGTGCGGTGGGCATACTGCATTACGGCTCTGCGTATCCATCCCATCATGCTGCCTGGCCTCGCAATCGATGCAACCTGAGTTATCCCTGGGCGCCGCCGGTCTCATTCTTGTGTGTGCTGACCGCCGCACCCCTTTTCCTAAAGCGGGTGGATCACGCCGCGGCGCTCCTCTGGGCGCTCATGCGGGCATCGAGGTGTTCGGCCAGGCGCACGGCGAATTGCAACAGTGGCATGGTCGGGTTGGAGGCACCGCCGGTGGCGAAGATGCTGCTGCCGGCTGCATACAGGTTGTCGGTGCCGAACACCTTGCAGTCGCGGTCCACCACGCCATGACGGGCGTCGGCGGCCATGCGCGTGGTGCCCATGTGGTGGGCGTGCGGCGACAGCCTGAGCGGTACCGAGGT is part of the Pseudomonas parafulva genome and harbors:
- a CDS encoding glycosyltransferase family 2 protein; protein product: MSAHLESIGVVVIGRNEGQRLARCLRALVTRVNTVVYVDSGSTDGSVQLAHQLGVHVLALDLCIPFTAARARNEGFARLHQLQPGLDMVQFVDGDCEIDAQWLPTAHAFLQQHAEVAVVCGRRRERFAQHSVYNQLCDLEWDTPVGQAEACGGDALMRAQAFASVGGFRAGLIAGEEPELCVRLRAAGWKIWRLDAEMTLHDAAMTRFGQWWRRSMRAGYAYAEGAWLHGAAPERHWVRESRRAWVWGLGIPLLTLAACLLFGAGGLALLLLYPLQVLRLARRGGLAPRQRRLQALFLVLGKFPEAVGQLKFWRQRLLPGKSALIEYK
- a CDS encoding serine O-acetyltransferase, which encodes MFENIRADLRAHGGDWGAQGFWVMLVYRFGRWRYGVKPAPLRKLCSLVYKVLFKLVQILTGVELPCEALVGRNFVIDHFGGIIVSGYARFGDDCRIRNGVVVGLKQVDRPVAPVFGNNVDIGTGAKILGDIRIGNNVVIGANAVVLVDVPDNSIAVGVPAVVKPRRSPATQVMP
- a CDS encoding glycosyltransferase family 2 protein codes for the protein MAKPVDVMVVNFNTAGLLQPMFDALRSADSEHLARYLVVDNASADDSLARLTQVCPQAVVLSNPKNVGFGRANNQLLAHLQGQYALLLNTDAFIAQDALHKTLDYMQAHPECGVLGVRLEGRDGSLQPSCRYFPTPLNVFLARTGLERFVPGVQRVDDMSWDHGSVRECDWLPGCFYLVRREVLDQVGLFDPRFFLYYEEVDHCKRVKAAGWKVVFYPHTTVVHIGGESSKSVAQLEAASRQISTYQIESELLYFRKHHGRAGLALHMGLVSLGDVILALKAMIKRRGREALKACWLHSRTTWALLFKTRYATQPTR
- a CDS encoding acyltransferase, which produces MMGWIRRAVMQYAHRTGRARGLYKKMCNPAGLEWGEYLARWGGFHSVGTNVYINQGCNVTDPSLVRIGNSVGLSDCTLIGHDGVVLLIEHRFGKHLDSVGFIDIKDNCFIGHGAIVMPRVTIGPDSVVAAGAVVTKDVPPGTVYGGNPAAFICTTDALIKRVEARCEAYPWIDIVKQRKGAFDPQVEPMLMAQRRQYFFGDSDNG